The Pantoea vagans genome includes a window with the following:
- the phoU gene encoding phosphate signaling complex protein PhoU: MDNLNLNKHISGQFNAELEHIRTQVMIMGGMVEQQLTDAITAMHNQDGELARRVIDGDQKVNMMEVEIDEACVRIIAKRQPTASDLRLVMAIIKTISELERIGDVAEKISRTALEKFSQQHLPLLVSLESLGRHTVQMLHDVLDAFARMDLNEAIKIYREDKKVDKEYEGIVRQLMTYMMEDPRTIPSVLTALFCARAIERIGDRCQNICEIIFYFVKGQDFRHVGGDKLDELLSGDDGSNKPS, translated from the coding sequence ATGGACAATTTGAATCTGAACAAACACATCTCCGGTCAGTTCAACGCGGAGCTGGAACACATTCGCACTCAGGTGATGATCATGGGTGGCATGGTGGAGCAGCAGCTCACCGATGCCATTACCGCGATGCACAATCAGGATGGCGAGCTGGCACGTCGCGTGATCGACGGTGACCAGAAGGTCAACATGATGGAAGTGGAGATTGATGAAGCCTGCGTGCGCATCATCGCCAAACGCCAGCCTACCGCCAGCGATTTGCGCCTGGTGATGGCGATCATCAAGACCATCTCTGAGCTGGAGCGTATTGGTGACGTGGCTGAAAAAATCAGCCGCACGGCGCTGGAGAAGTTCAGCCAGCAGCACCTGCCGTTGCTGGTCAGCCTGGAGTCTCTGGGCCGCCACACCGTGCAAATGCTGCACGACGTGCTGGATGCGTTTGCGCGTATGGATCTGAATGAAGCCATTAAGATCTACCGCGAAGACAAGAAAGTGGATAAAGAGTATGAAGGCATCGTGCGCCAGCTGATGACCTACATGATGGAAGATCCACGCACCATCCCCAGCGTACTGACTGCCCTGTTCTGCGCCCGTGCGATTGAGCGTATCGGCGACCGCTGCCAGAATATCTGCGAAATTATCTTCTATTTCGTGAAAGGTCAGGATTTCCGTCACGTGGGCGGCGACAAGCTGGATGAACTGCTGTCAGGCGACGACGGCAGCAACAAACCCTCTTAA
- the pstB gene encoding phosphate ABC transporter ATP-binding protein PstB, protein MSMATTSAGKIQVRNLNFYYGKFHALKNINLDIAKNQVTAFIGPSGCGKSTLLRTFNKMYSLYPEQRAEGDILLDGDNILASSQDIALLRARVGMVFQKPTPFPMSIYDNIAFGVRLFEKLSRADMDERVQWALTKAALWNETKDKLHQSGYSLSGGQQQRLCIARGIAIRPEVLLLDEPCSALDPISTGRIEELITELKQDYTVVIVTHNMQQAARCSDHTAFMYLGELIEFSDTDTLFTKPAQKQTEDYITGRYG, encoded by the coding sequence ATGAGTATGGCAACGACTTCTGCCGGTAAAATTCAGGTTCGCAATCTGAACTTCTATTACGGTAAGTTTCACGCTCTGAAGAACATTAACCTGGATATCGCGAAGAACCAGGTCACCGCCTTCATCGGACCGTCAGGCTGTGGTAAATCCACCCTGCTGCGCACCTTCAACAAGATGTACTCGCTCTATCCTGAGCAGCGTGCGGAAGGTGACATTCTGTTGGATGGCGACAACATTCTGGCCTCCAGTCAGGACATCGCCCTGCTGCGCGCACGCGTGGGCATGGTGTTCCAGAAGCCAACACCGTTCCCGATGTCGATTTATGACAACATCGCCTTCGGTGTGCGTCTGTTTGAAAAACTGTCACGTGCCGATATGGACGAACGCGTGCAGTGGGCGCTGACCAAAGCCGCGCTGTGGAATGAAACCAAAGACAAGCTGCATCAGAGCGGTTACAGTCTCTCCGGCGGCCAGCAGCAGCGTCTGTGTATTGCACGCGGCATCGCGATTCGCCCGGAAGTGCTGTTGCTGGATGAGCCATGCTCGGCACTCGACCCGATCTCTACCGGTCGTATTGAAGAGCTGATCACTGAGCTGAAGCAGGATTACACTGTGGTGATCGTGACGCACAACATGCAGCAAGCCGCGCGTTGTTCTGACCATACCGCTTTCATGTATCTGGGCGAACTGATTGAGTTCAGCGACACCGATACACTGTTTACCAAGCCCGCACAGAAGCAGACCGAAGATTACATCACCGGTCGTTACGGCTGA
- the pstA gene encoding phosphate ABC transporter permease PstA, producing MTAIEMHARAELEASRRKMQARRSAKNKVALTLSMLTMAFGLFWLIWILFTTVTKGIDGLSWSLFTESTPPPNTAGGGLANALAGSGLLILWSTVIGTPLGIMAGIYLAEYGRKHWLAEVIRFINDILLSAPSIVVGLFVYTIVVAQMQHFSGWAGVVALALLQIPIVIRTSENMLRLVPDSMREAAYALGTPKWKMISAITLKASVSGIITGVLLAVARIAGETAPLLFTALSNQFWSTDMMQPIANLPVTIFKFAMSPFAEWQSLAWAGVLIITLCVLLLNIVARVVFAKGKH from the coding sequence ATGACCGCTATCGAAATGCACGCACGTGCTGAGCTGGAAGCGTCGCGTCGTAAAATGCAGGCGCGACGCAGCGCCAAGAATAAAGTTGCCCTGACGTTATCCATGCTGACCATGGCCTTCGGCCTGTTCTGGCTGATTTGGATTTTGTTCACTACCGTCACCAAAGGTATTGATGGCCTGAGCTGGTCGTTATTTACAGAATCAACGCCGCCACCGAACACCGCAGGCGGTGGTTTAGCCAACGCCCTGGCCGGCAGTGGATTACTGATTCTGTGGTCAACGGTGATTGGTACGCCGCTGGGGATCATGGCAGGCATCTATCTGGCTGAATATGGCCGCAAGCACTGGTTAGCGGAAGTGATTCGCTTCATCAACGACATCCTGTTGTCAGCGCCCTCGATTGTGGTCGGTTTGTTCGTTTACACCATCGTGGTTGCGCAGATGCAGCACTTCTCTGGCTGGGCGGGCGTAGTGGCACTGGCACTTTTGCAGATTCCAATCGTTATCCGTACGTCAGAAAACATGCTGCGTCTGGTGCCAGACAGCATGCGTGAAGCGGCTTATGCGCTGGGTACGCCAAAGTGGAAGATGATTTCCGCCATCACGCTGAAAGCCTCGGTATCCGGCATCATTACCGGTGTCCTGCTGGCCGTCGCGCGTATTGCGGGTGAAACGGCACCGCTGCTGTTTACCGCGCTGTCGAACCAGTTCTGGAGCACCGACATGATGCAGCCCATCGCGAACTTGCCGGTGACCATCTTCAAATTCGCCATGAGCCCGTTTGCCGAATGGCAAAGTCTGGCGTGGGCGGGTGTGTTGATTATCACCCTGTGCGTGCTGCTGCTGAACATTGTCGCGCGTGTTGTTTTCGCCAAGGGCAAACATTAA
- the pstC gene encoding phosphate ABC transporter permease PstC — translation MAATKPTFKAPGKQGDMIFGALVKLSALIVLLLMGGIIVSLIFSSWPSIQKFGFSFLWTKTWDAPNEQFGALVPIYGTLVTSLIALIIAVPVSFGIALFLTELAPNWLRRPLGTAIELLAAIPSIVYGMWGLFIFAPLFAEYFQTPVGNIMSNIPFVGALFSGPAFGIGILAAGVILAIMIIPYIASVMRDVFEQTPVMMKESAYGIGCTTWEVIWRIVLPFTKNGVIGGVMLGLGRALGETMAVTFIIGNTYQLDSASLFMPGNSITSALANEFAEAESGVHVAALMELGLILFVITFIVLAISKLMILRLAKSEGARS, via the coding sequence ATGGCTGCCACTAAGCCGACGTTCAAAGCCCCAGGTAAACAAGGTGACATGATTTTTGGCGCGCTGGTGAAACTTTCCGCGCTTATCGTGTTGTTGTTGATGGGTGGCATTATCGTCTCCCTGATTTTCTCCTCTTGGCCAAGCATCCAGAAATTTGGTTTTTCCTTCTTATGGACCAAAACCTGGGATGCGCCAAATGAACAATTTGGTGCGCTGGTACCGATTTACGGCACCCTCGTCACCTCACTTATTGCCCTGATCATCGCTGTGCCGGTGAGCTTCGGTATTGCGCTGTTCCTGACGGAACTGGCGCCCAACTGGTTACGTCGCCCGCTGGGCACGGCAATTGAGCTGCTGGCCGCGATCCCCAGTATCGTTTACGGCATGTGGGGCCTGTTTATCTTCGCCCCGCTGTTCGCTGAGTACTTCCAGACACCGGTCGGCAACATCATGTCGAACATTCCGTTTGTGGGTGCCCTGTTCTCAGGCCCGGCATTCGGTATCGGTATCCTGGCCGCCGGCGTGATCCTCGCCATCATGATCATTCCGTACATTGCATCGGTGATGCGTGATGTGTTTGAGCAGACGCCGGTGATGATGAAAGAGTCCGCCTACGGCATTGGTTGCACTACGTGGGAAGTGATCTGGCGCATCGTGCTGCCGTTCACCAAAAACGGGGTCATCGGTGGTGTGATGCTTGGCTTAGGTCGTGCACTGGGTGAAACCATGGCCGTAACCTTTATCATCGGTAACACTTACCAGCTCGACAGCGCCTCGCTGTTTATGCCGGGCAACAGTATTACCTCCGCGCTGGCGAACGAGTTTGCAGAAGCCGAATCGGGCGTTCACGTAGCGGCACTGATGGAACTGGGTCTGATCCTGTTCGTGATTACCTTTATCGTGCTGGCGATCTCCAAACTGATGATCCTGCGTCTGGCGAAGAGTGAAGGAGCCCGTTCATGA
- the pstS gene encoding phosphate ABC transporter substrate-binding protein PstS — MTLMRTSVARILAATFAVSAVSAFAATDLTGAGGTFPAPVYAKWAAEYQQATGSKINYQGIGSSGGVKQIIAKTVDFGASDAPMADADLEKNGLFQFPTVIGGVVLAVNIPGVKSGELTLDGKTVGDIYLGNIKKWNDPAITKLNPGVKLPDTNINVVRRADGSGTSFVFTSYLSKVNSDWNSKIGKGNTVNWPTGLGGKGNDGVAAFVQRLPGSIGYVEYAYAKQNNLTYTKLVDADGKSVAPSEASFANAAKGANWSESFAQDLTFQKGNDAWPITSTTFILIYKDQANAEKGAEVLKFFDWAYKGGSKTATSLDYAALPESVANQIRTAWKANIKDSAGKAIYK; from the coding sequence ATGACACTGATGCGTACATCCGTAGCCCGAATCCTCGCCGCCACCTTCGCAGTAAGCGCGGTATCTGCTTTTGCAGCCACCGATCTGACTGGCGCTGGCGGTACATTCCCGGCACCGGTTTATGCCAAGTGGGCAGCAGAATACCAGCAAGCCACCGGTAGCAAAATCAACTATCAGGGTATTGGTTCTTCAGGCGGCGTGAAGCAGATCATCGCTAAAACCGTTGATTTCGGTGCGTCTGATGCGCCGATGGCTGATGCCGATCTGGAAAAAAATGGTCTGTTCCAGTTCCCTACCGTTATCGGTGGTGTGGTGCTGGCCGTTAACATCCCAGGTGTGAAATCAGGTGAATTGACCCTCGACGGCAAAACTGTGGGTGACATCTACCTGGGTAACATCAAAAAGTGGAACGACCCGGCGATCACTAAACTGAACCCAGGTGTGAAACTGCCAGACACCAACATCAACGTGGTTCGCCGTGCTGATGGTTCAGGTACTTCTTTCGTGTTCACCAGCTACCTGTCTAAAGTTAACTCAGACTGGAACAGCAAAATTGGTAAAGGCAACACCGTTAACTGGCCAACCGGTCTGGGCGGTAAAGGTAACGATGGCGTTGCAGCCTTCGTACAGCGCCTGCCGGGTTCAATTGGCTACGTAGAATATGCGTATGCTAAGCAGAACAACCTGACTTATACCAAACTGGTTGATGCAGACGGCAAATCAGTTGCACCAAGCGAAGCCAGCTTTGCGAATGCAGCGAAAGGCGCAAACTGGAGCGAATCTTTCGCTCAAGACCTGACCTTCCAGAAAGGCAACGACGCATGGCCGATCACCTCAACCACATTCATCCTGATTTACAAAGATCAGGCGAATGCTGAGAAGGGTGCTGAAGTGCTGAAGTTCTTCGACTGGGCTTACAAAGGCGGCAGCAAAACTGCAACCTCACTGGACTACGCTGCACTGCCAGAAAGCGTGGCTAACCAGATTCGTACTGCCTGGAAAGCGAACATCAAAGACAGCGCCGGCAAAGCGATTTACAAGTAA
- the glmS gene encoding glutamine--fructose-6-phosphate transaminase (isomerizing), with translation MCGIVGAVAQRDIAEILLEGLRRLEYRGYDSAGLAVVDRQGHMTRLRRLGKVANLAEAAEQQPLIGGTGIAHTRWATHGEPSEANAHPHISEHIIIVHNGIIENHEPLRAQMIERGYSFASETDTEVVAHLVHWEQKQGGTLREVVLRVIPQLRGAYGMVIMDSRDPSVLVAARSGSPLVIGRGVGENFIASDQLALLPVTRRFMYLEEGDIAEITRREVTIIDRDGKPAKRAEIESTAQYDAGDKGAYRHYMQKEIYEQPNAIKNTITGRFNHGQIDLSELGANAEALLSQVEHIQIIACGTSYNSGMVSRYWFESLANIPCDVEIASEFRYRKSAVRKNSLLITLSQSGETADTLAALRLSKELGYLGSLAICNVAGSSLVRESDLALMTKAGTEIGVASTKAFTTQLVVLLMLVAKLGRLHGMKPETEHEIVHALQALPSRIEQMLAQDKVIESLAEGFSDKHHALFLGRGDQYPIAMEGALKLKEISYIHAEAYAAGELKHGPLALIDADMPVIVVAPNNELLEKLKSNIEEVRARGGLLYVFADQDAGFTDSDGMKIISLPHVEEVIAPIFYTVPLQLLSYHVALIKGTDVDQPRNLAKSVTVE, from the coding sequence ATGTGTGGAATTGTTGGTGCAGTAGCGCAGCGTGACATCGCAGAAATTCTGCTGGAAGGTCTGCGTCGTCTTGAATATCGCGGTTATGACTCTGCTGGTCTGGCAGTGGTTGACCGTCAGGGCCACATGACGCGTCTGCGTCGTCTGGGTAAAGTGGCGAATCTGGCAGAAGCGGCTGAACAGCAACCGCTGATTGGCGGTACCGGTATCGCGCACACGCGTTGGGCAACACACGGCGAGCCGTCAGAAGCCAATGCGCATCCGCATATCTCTGAGCACATCATCATTGTGCATAACGGCATCATTGAGAACCATGAGCCACTGCGCGCCCAGATGATCGAACGTGGTTACAGCTTCGCTTCAGAAACCGATACCGAAGTGGTCGCGCATCTGGTGCACTGGGAGCAGAAGCAGGGCGGCACATTGCGCGAAGTGGTGTTGCGCGTTATTCCGCAACTGCGCGGTGCCTATGGCATGGTGATCATGGACAGCCGCGATCCCTCTGTGCTGGTGGCCGCCCGTTCCGGCAGCCCGCTGGTGATTGGCCGCGGCGTGGGTGAAAACTTTATCGCCTCCGATCAGCTGGCCCTGCTGCCGGTGACCCGCCGCTTTATGTATCTGGAAGAGGGCGATATCGCCGAGATTACCCGCCGCGAAGTCACCATTATCGATCGTGATGGTAAACCCGCGAAGCGCGCGGAAATCGAATCCACTGCGCAGTACGATGCCGGTGATAAAGGCGCCTATCGCCACTACATGCAGAAAGAGATCTACGAGCAGCCAAACGCGATTAAAAACACCATCACCGGTCGTTTTAATCACGGGCAAATCGATCTCAGCGAACTGGGTGCCAATGCCGAAGCGTTGCTGAGCCAGGTTGAGCACATCCAGATTATCGCCTGCGGCACCTCATATAACTCCGGGATGGTGTCACGTTACTGGTTCGAGTCGCTGGCCAACATCCCTTGCGATGTAGAGATCGCCTCTGAATTCCGCTACCGCAAATCCGCCGTGCGTAAAAACAGCCTGCTGATCACCCTGTCGCAATCGGGTGAGACGGCTGACACGCTGGCTGCCCTGCGCCTGTCGAAAGAGTTGGGTTATCTTGGCTCGCTGGCTATCTGTAACGTTGCCGGTTCTTCACTGGTGCGTGAATCGGATCTGGCGCTGATGACCAAAGCCGGTACTGAAATCGGTGTCGCCTCGACCAAAGCATTTACCACGCAGCTGGTGGTGTTGCTGATGCTGGTGGCGAAACTTGGCCGACTGCACGGCATGAAGCCGGAAACCGAGCATGAGATTGTGCATGCGCTGCAGGCATTGCCGAGCCGTATCGAGCAGATGCTGGCACAGGATAAGGTGATTGAGAGCCTGGCTGAAGGATTCTCCGACAAGCATCACGCGCTGTTCCTTGGCCGTGGCGATCAGTACCCAATCGCCATGGAAGGCGCGCTGAAGCTGAAAGAGATCTCCTATATTCATGCTGAAGCCTACGCGGCCGGAGAGCTGAAACACGGCCCGCTGGCGCTGATTGATGCCGATATGCCGGTGATCGTCGTTGCACCGAATAACGAGCTGCTGGAGAAGCTGAAATCCAACATTGAAGAGGTACGCGCACGCGGCGGTCTGCTGTATGTGTTTGCCGATCAGGATGCCGGCTTTACGGACAGTGATGGCATGAAAATTATCTCTCTGCCGCACGTTGAAGAAGTGATTGCACCGATCTTCTATACCGTTCCTTTGCAGCTGCTTTCATATCATGTTGCGCTGATCAAAGGCACCGACGTTGACCAGCCGCGTAACCTGGCGAAATCGGTTACCGTTGAATAA
- the glmU gene encoding bifunctional UDP-N-acetylglucosamine diphosphorylase/glucosamine-1-phosphate N-acetyltransferase GlmU, whose product MSTSAMSVVILAAGKGTRMYSDLPKVLHTLAGKPMVQHVIDAATGLGAQHVHLVYGHGGDLLQEKLAHNSLNWVLQAEQLGTGHAMQQAAPFFADDEDILMLYGDVPLISQPTLQRLREAKPEGGIGLLTVVLDNPTGYGRIVRENGTVTGIIEQKDASAEQLKIPEINTGILIANGGDLKRWLAKLDNNNAQGEFYITDIIAMAHHEGRVINAVHPARISETDGVNNRLQLATLERAYQSEQAEKLLLAGVMLRDPARFDLRGTLQHGRDVEIDTNVIIDGRVTLGNRVKIGAGCIIKNSTLADDCEISPYSVIEDATLAAACTVGPFARLRPGSELAEEAHVGNFVEMKKATLGKGSKAGHLSYLGDAEIGAGVNIGAGTITCNYDGANKSKTIIGDNVFVGSDTQLVAPVTVAAGATIAAGTTVMKDVLADDLVYNRKEQNQKSGWQRPVKKK is encoded by the coding sequence ATGTCTACAAGCGCAATGAGTGTGGTGATCCTGGCCGCTGGCAAAGGCACCCGAATGTATTCCGATCTGCCAAAAGTGTTGCATACCCTGGCAGGTAAACCGATGGTTCAGCACGTGATCGATGCAGCAACCGGCCTTGGCGCTCAGCATGTGCATCTGGTCTATGGCCACGGTGGCGATCTGCTACAAGAGAAGCTGGCACACAACAGCCTGAACTGGGTACTGCAGGCAGAGCAACTCGGTACGGGCCATGCGATGCAGCAGGCGGCACCGTTCTTTGCCGATGACGAAGATATCCTGATGCTGTATGGCGATGTGCCGCTGATCTCCCAGCCGACATTGCAGCGCCTGCGCGAGGCTAAGCCGGAAGGCGGCATTGGTCTGCTGACGGTGGTGCTGGATAATCCAACCGGCTATGGCCGCATCGTGCGTGAAAACGGCACCGTCACCGGAATTATCGAGCAGAAAGATGCCTCAGCCGAGCAGCTTAAAATCCCTGAGATCAACACCGGCATCCTGATTGCCAATGGCGGGGATCTCAAGCGCTGGTTGGCCAAGCTCGATAACAATAATGCGCAGGGTGAATTCTACATCACCGATATCATTGCGATGGCGCACCATGAAGGTCGCGTGATCAATGCCGTCCATCCGGCTCGTATCAGTGAAACCGATGGCGTGAACAACCGCCTGCAACTGGCGACGCTGGAACGCGCCTACCAAAGCGAGCAGGCAGAAAAACTGCTGCTGGCGGGCGTGATGCTGCGCGATCCAGCTCGTTTCGATCTGCGCGGCACTCTGCAACATGGTCGTGATGTGGAGATCGATACCAACGTCATCATTGATGGCCGTGTCACGCTGGGCAACCGCGTCAAGATAGGCGCTGGGTGCATCATCAAAAACAGCACGCTCGCTGATGACTGCGAAATCAGCCCCTATTCCGTTATTGAAGATGCCACGCTGGCCGCCGCTTGTACGGTTGGACCCTTTGCGCGTCTGCGTCCCGGCAGTGAGTTGGCGGAAGAGGCACACGTCGGCAATTTCGTTGAGATGAAAAAAGCCACCCTGGGCAAAGGATCTAAAGCCGGTCATCTTTCTTATCTCGGGGACGCGGAGATTGGCGCGGGCGTGAACATCGGTGCAGGCACCATTACCTGTAACTACGATGGCGCCAATAAATCGAAAACTATTATCGGTGATAACGTGTTTGTTGGCTCCGATACACAACTGGTCGCGCCGGTTACGGTCGCGGCGGGTGCCACTATTGCAGCAGGCACCACGGTCATGAAAGACGTGTTGGCTGACGATCTGGTCTATAACCGTAAAGAACAAAATCAGAAGTCTGGCTGGCAGCGTCCGGTTAAGAAGAAATAA
- a CDS encoding F0F1 ATP synthase subunit epsilon, giving the protein MAMTYHLDVVSAEQQMFSGLVERIQVSGSEGELGIYPGHAPLLTAIKPGMIRIVKQHGEEEYIYLSGGVLEVQPGSTTVLADTAIRGEDLDEARALEAKRKAEEHMNSSHGDVDYAQASAELAKAIAKLRVIELTKKAM; this is encoded by the coding sequence ATGGCTATGACTTATCATCTGGACGTTGTCAGCGCGGAGCAGCAAATGTTCTCCGGTCTGGTAGAGCGTATCCAGGTGTCAGGTAGCGAAGGTGAGCTGGGTATTTACCCTGGCCACGCCCCGCTGCTGACAGCCATCAAGCCTGGTATGATTCGCATCGTGAAACAGCACGGCGAAGAGGAGTATATCTACCTCTCTGGCGGCGTGCTGGAAGTACAGCCGGGTAGCACGACCGTTCTGGCCGACACTGCGATTCGCGGTGAAGACCTTGACGAAGCGCGCGCGCTGGAAGCGAAACGTAAAGCAGAAGAGCACATGAACAGCAGCCACGGCGACGTGGACTATGCTCAGGCTTCTGCGGAACTGGCGAAAGCTATCGCAAAACTGCGTGTCATCGAGCTGACCAAAAAAGCGATGTAA
- the atpD gene encoding F0F1 ATP synthase subunit beta — translation MAAGKIVQIIGAVVDVEFPQDAVPQVYSALEVQNGDARLVLEVQQQLGGGVVRTIAMGTSDGLKRGLQVTDLKKPIQVPVGKATLGRIMNVLGEPIDMKGDLQNEDGTTVEVSSIHRAAPSYEDQSNSQELLETGIKVIDLMCPFAKGGKVGLFGGAGVGKTVNMMELIRNIAAEHSGYSVFAGVGERTREGNDFYHEMTDSNVIDKVALVYGQMNEPPGNRLRVALTGLTMAEKFRDEGRDVLLFIDNIYRYTLAGTEVSALLGRMPSAVGYQPTLAEEMGVLQERITSTKTGSITSVQAVYVPADDLTDPSPATTFAHLDSTVTLSRQIASLGIYPAVDPLDSTSRQLDPLIVGQEHYDVARGVQSLLQRYQELKDIIAILGMDELSEEDKLLVARARKIQRFLSQPFFVAEVFTGSPGKYVTLKDTIRGFKGIMEGEFDHLPEQAFYMVGAIDEAVEKAKKL, via the coding sequence ATGGCAGCTGGAAAGATTGTCCAGATTATCGGCGCCGTAGTTGACGTCGAATTCCCTCAGGACGCAGTACCGCAGGTATATAGCGCTCTTGAGGTTCAAAATGGTGACGCTCGTCTGGTGCTGGAAGTTCAGCAGCAGCTGGGTGGTGGCGTGGTGCGTACCATCGCCATGGGTACTTCTGATGGCCTGAAGCGCGGCCTGCAAGTAACCGACCTGAAAAAACCGATCCAGGTACCGGTTGGTAAAGCAACCCTCGGCCGTATCATGAACGTATTGGGTGAACCAATCGACATGAAAGGCGACCTGCAGAATGAAGACGGCACCACTGTAGAGGTTTCCTCTATTCACCGTGCTGCGCCTTCTTATGAAGATCAGTCTAACTCGCAAGAGCTGCTGGAAACCGGCATCAAGGTTATCGACCTGATGTGTCCGTTCGCTAAGGGCGGTAAAGTCGGTCTGTTCGGTGGTGCGGGTGTAGGTAAAACCGTAAACATGATGGAGCTGATCCGTAACATCGCGGCTGAGCACTCAGGTTATTCGGTATTTGCTGGTGTGGGTGAGCGTACTCGTGAGGGTAACGACTTCTACCACGAAATGACCGACTCCAACGTTATCGATAAAGTAGCGCTGGTGTATGGCCAGATGAACGAGCCGCCGGGTAACCGTCTGCGCGTAGCACTGACCGGCTTGACCATGGCGGAAAAATTCCGTGATGAAGGCCGTGACGTTCTGCTGTTCATCGACAACATCTATCGTTACACCCTGGCCGGTACTGAAGTATCAGCACTGCTGGGTCGTATGCCATCTGCGGTAGGCTACCAGCCAACGCTGGCAGAAGAGATGGGTGTGTTGCAGGAGCGTATTACCTCCACTAAGACCGGTTCAATCACCTCTGTACAGGCCGTTTACGTTCCTGCGGATGACTTGACTGACCCGTCACCAGCAACCACCTTTGCTCACCTGGACTCAACCGTTACGCTGAGCCGTCAGATCGCCTCTCTGGGTATCTACCCAGCCGTTGACCCGCTGGATTCAACCAGCCGTCAGCTGGATCCACTGATCGTGGGTCAGGAGCACTATGATGTTGCGCGTGGCGTGCAGTCTCTGCTGCAGCGTTACCAGGAACTGAAAGACATCATCGCCATCCTGGGTATGGACGAGCTGTCTGAAGAAGACAAACTGTTGGTGGCACGTGCGCGTAAGATTCAGCGCTTCCTGTCTCAGCCGTTCTTCGTTGCTGAAGTCTTCACCGGTTCTCCAGGTAAGTACGTGACCCTGAAAGACACTATCCGTGGCTTCAAAGGCATCATGGAAGGCGAATTCGACCACCTGCCAGAGCAGGCGTTCTATATGGTCGGCGCTATCGACGAAGCTGTAGAAAAAGCGAAGAAACTGTAA
- the atpG gene encoding F0F1 ATP synthase subunit gamma gives MAGAKEIRTKIGSVKNTQKITKAMEMVAASKMRKTQERMAASRPYADTMRKVIGHLALGNLEYKHPYLDERDVKRVGYLVVSTDRGLCGGLNINLFKKLLADMKSWTDKGVQSDLAIIGSKGNSFFGSVGGNIVAQVTGMGDKPALSDLIGPVKVMLQAYDEGRIDKLYIVGNKFNNTMSQTPTITQLLPLPPAEGEEEMKAKTWDYLYEPDPKALLDTLLRRYVESQVYQGVVENLASEQAARMVAMKAATDNGGNLIKELQLVYNKARQASITQELTEIVSGASAV, from the coding sequence ATGGCCGGTGCAAAAGAAATACGTACCAAGATTGGAAGCGTAAAAAATACGCAGAAGATCACCAAAGCGATGGAAATGGTCGCCGCCTCCAAAATGCGTAAAACGCAGGAACGCATGGCGGCCAGCCGTCCGTATGCAGATACTATGCGCAAAGTGATTGGTCACCTTGCGTTGGGTAATCTGGAATACAAGCACCCTTACCTGGATGAGCGTGACGTTAAGCGCGTCGGCTACCTGGTCGTTTCGACTGACCGCGGGCTTTGTGGTGGTTTGAACATTAACCTGTTCAAAAAATTGCTGGCAGATATGAAGAGCTGGACGGATAAAGGTGTACAGAGCGATCTGGCCATTATCGGTTCTAAAGGCAATTCATTCTTCGGCTCTGTCGGTGGCAACATCGTGGCTCAGGTCACCGGAATGGGCGATAAGCCTGCACTGTCTGATCTTATCGGCCCAGTAAAAGTGATGTTGCAGGCCTATGATGAAGGTCGCATCGACAAGCTGTATATCGTCGGCAACAAGTTTAATAACACCATGTCTCAGACTCCGACCATTACCCAACTGCTGCCGTTACCGCCAGCGGAAGGTGAAGAAGAGATGAAGGCGAAGACCTGGGATTACCTGTACGAACCCGATCCGAAAGCGCTGCTGGATACTCTGCTGCGCCGTTATGTCGAATCGCAGGTTTATCAGGGTGTGGTGGAAAACCTGGCCAGTGAGCAGGCCGCACGTATGGTGGCAATGAAAGCTGCAACCGATAACGGCGGAAACCTGATCAAAGAGCTGCAGTTGGTTTACAACAAAGCTCGTCAGGCCAGCATCACCCAGGAACTTACCGAGATCGTCTCGGGAGCCTCCGCGGTTTAA